The Nitrospira sp. sequence GATCGCTCAAGAGCCTTCAGCAACAGATCCTTTTCGATCCCGTTGATGAGCCCTTCAAGATCCAAGCCCTCCTCGGTCAAGTCCAGCGGCATCGCGTGTGGCTGCGACTGCGCCGCCGGGCGATGGAGCCATCCTCGCACATCTGCGTCGGTCACCGGTCCCTCCGCGGAGAACGCGACGACCCGTTCGATCAAATTTTCCAACTCGCGGACGTTGCCGCGCCATTCATGTCCCAACAACACGTGCATCGCCTCCTGGCCGATCACGGGCTTAGGTTTGCCGCTCTCTTTCGAAAACCGCTCCAGAAAGTGACTGACCAGCAGCGGAATATCCCCGGTTCGCATGCGTAACGGCGGAAGCCGGATGGGAATGACATCCAAACGGTAATAGAGATCTTCGCGAAACGAGCCATCTGCGACTGCTTTTTCGAGATCCTTATTGGTGGCTGCGACGATACGCACGTCGACTTTGATATCCTGATTGCCGCCCACCCGTCGAAATTCCCGCTCTTGAATGACACGCAGGAGCTTTACTTGAATCGTGGGAGTCGTATCGCCAATCTCATCCAGAAAGATGGTTCCGCCGTTGGCAATCTCGAACAATCCCGCCTTATTGGAAATGGCGCCCGTGAACGATCCCTTCATGTGGCCGAACAGCTCGCTCTCCAACAGAGTTTCCGGCACCGCGCTGCAATTGACGGCGACAAACGGCAGGGCGCTTCTGACGCTGTTGTAATGAATCGCACGCGCAACCAACTCTTTTCCCGTTCCACTTTCACCGCAGATCAGCACGTTGCTTTTCGAATCGGCGACTTTTCGTACCACGTCGAATACTTTTTGCATCGCCTCACTTTGGCCGACCAACTGCGCGAAGGACGATTGGCTTGCCATCTCGCGCTTGAGCAGCATGTTCTCGGTCGAGAGGCGCCGTTTTTCCAGCGCATTGCGAATAATCAACTGGACTTCATCGACCTGAAAGGGCTTCGTCAGATAGTCATACGCGCCCTGCTTCATGGCTTCGACTGCGGAATCAGCGGTCGCAAAGGCGGTGATGATCAGCACCACCGTTTCAGGAGAGGTGGACTTCACCGCCTTGAGGATCTCCATTCCATCGACCTTCGGCATCCGCAAATCGGTGATCACCAGATCAAAGATTTCCTTGTGCAGAAACTCGATCGCTTCTTCGCCGTCCATGGCGCTGGTCACGGCATATCCCGCTCGTTTGAGCATGATGCTCAATACTTCGCGCAAGCTTTGCTCGTCATCAACGACTAGGATCTTTTCCACGGCTCTCTACCCTCGTGCCACAGTCGTACCCCTGAATCTGCCGTGCGAGGCAAGCAGACTCCGAATCGAGTGCCTTGACCTTCCTGACTTTCCACTTTGATCCACCCACCGTGCAGGTCGACGATACGATGGACCGCGGCCAATCCCAACCCAGAACCTCGTTTTTTGGTGGTAAAGAACGGGAGAAAGATTTTGTCGAGATTGTTCTTCGAAATGCCTTCCCCGGTATCATGGAAGGACACCTCGATCACCTCCGCCTTGCGTCCCGCGACATCGACCTTTCTGCACCCCGTCGTGATCGTCAGCTGTCCTCCCGCGGGCATGGCATCGAAGGCATTGACCGCCAAATTCCAGAACACTTGCTTCATTTGATCCTGATCCACTTGCGCGGGCAAAGCTTCACTGCACGGAGCCGCCGCGATGGTGATGTTCGTTCTGGCTCGTGCTTCATGGTGTACCAGATCAAGGGTCTCGGCAAGGACTTTGTTTAAATCGTGCTCCGCCAAATTCAGCGCCGGAGGCCTGGCGTACTGGAGAAACTCGGTGATGATCGTATCCAATCGAGTCGCTTCCCGAATGGCAATCTCCGTCAGCCGCCGGCTGGTTTCATCGGCATGGAGATCCTTTCGAAGCATTTGCATGGCGCCGGCGAGCGCACCCAACGGGTTTCGTATTTCGTGCGCCATGCCCGCCGACATCTCTCCAAGACCGGCCAGCCATTCCTTGCGCCGCATTTCTTCTTCCAGATCACGGATCTGTGTGAGATCCTTGAACACTCCGACAAGGCCCGTCTTTTCCCCTCGTTCATGCAACGGCGCGAGCGTCATGCCGAGGATCAACCGATTGCCGTCGAACCGTTTGCACTCGACTTCAAAGCGCAAGTTGGCGGAAGCATCCTGCATGTGGTCGTCTTCTTGCTGACTGGGATGCCAATTAAACACTTCACGCCAGGGCCGCCCATGAACTTGTTCAAAGCTGTAGCCTGTGGCTTCCTGCGCGGCAGGATTAAACGACGTGATCCGACCTTGTTCGTCGGTTGTAAACACACCGCTGCTGATACTATGCACAATATTCTCGTGGAACGCCTGAAGGCGGCTCAGTCCCTGTTCTTTCTCACGAAGCGATTGATCTGCCAGCCGTAGCTGATCCGCGAGCGCCCCGCTCAAAAACCCGACGACCAGGAACGCCAGACTGTACACACCAAACGCCTGGAGCGTTTCCGCGGCGCTCAGCCGAGAAGGCGGAAGCCAGCCCCATATCTCCGCAAGTCCATACAGCTGCATATTGGTCAGAATTCCGAACAGGATGATGCAGAGGCTGGCTGTCAGGAGGCCCACACGGCGCCGCGGAACCAAACTGGCGACCGTCACACTGATGACATAGAGCACCGCGAACGGACTTTCGATTCCTCCCGTTCTTGCGATCAATACCGTTTCCAACATGAAATCGACGGCGATCTGAGTCCACGCAAACTGCACGAGGACTTCGGGGTCGGTAAGCTGGCGAACCACCAACGCGTAGAGAATGGTAACGGCGTACGTAAAGATGATCAGAGCATAGAAGGTTTCGACACGTTCGCCCTTCGTGACTTGGAACGCAAGGGATAATCCCAAGAGGAGCGTGACGAGAACGACTCGCCACCCCATTAACCGGTAGATTCTGGCCTTGATATCCGCCACGCAATAACACTCCGTCTAGCGAACAGCTTCCACCGTCACGGCTCCCGGATCACTGTGACTGTGCATGAAGTTCCATCTGACAGAAGTATGTCTGGAAAGGAGATCGCTCGTTATTGAATCGACGCAGGAGTTCACTGAGAAGTCGGCGCAGCTTCATTGCCCGATCCTGTTGGCAACGAAGCCGCCGTTCAAACACGAGTTGTGCGCTTAACCGATCGCGGACGCCATCGTAAAAATCGGGAGATACATCGCGACCACGATGAATCCGACGGTGACGCCCAAGAACACCATCATCATCGGTTCCAAGAGTGCCGTGAGGTTCCCCACCGCTTCGTCGACTTCGTCCTCGTAGAAATCCGCGATTTTTCCGAGCATGTTATCCAACGCACCCGTCGACTCTCCAACCGAGATCATGTGGGTCACCATCTTGGGAAACGTTCCGCTTTTCGCGAGCGGCTCGGAGATCGTCTTTCCTCCGCTGATGCTGACTTTTGCATCAAGCAATGCTCCTTCCACGACCTTGTTCCCGGAGGTCTTCGCACAAATCGTCAAGGCTTCCAGCAGCGGAACCCCGCTGGCCAACAGCGTTCCCAATGTCCGCGTAAATTTCGCCACGGATGCCTTCCTGACGAGGTCCCCGAACACGGGCAATTTCAGCACGAGCTTGTCGATGGCCAACCTGCCCTGCGGAGTCGCGTAATATTTCTTGACGGCGACCACAAGCGCCACGATGACGCCCAAGATGATGTACCAATTCCCTTGCACGAAATTACTCGCGTCGATGACAAGCTGAGTCGGTGCCGGCAGCGCCATCTTCCCGCCAGACATTTCCTTGAACATCTTTTCGAATACAGGGATAACCCAGATCATCAAGACCGTGATCACGATCGCGGCGATCCCGACGATGGCCGCGGGATAGACCAATGCGCTTTTGATCTGCCCCTTCAACTTCATCGCCTTCTCGATGTGTTTGGAGAGACGGCCCAGAATCGTATCCAGCAACCCTCCGACTTCACCGGCATGAACCATGTTGACATACAGGTCATCGAAGATTTTGGGGTGTTTGTGGAGCGCATCGGAAAACGTTGAACCGCCCTCAACCATTCCTTTCACTTCGCCGACAGCTTTCCTCAGAGGCACGCTCTCCGACTGCGTCGAGAGAATCTCCAGGCACTGGATAAGAGGTAATCCGGCATTGATCATGGTTCCGAATTGCCTGGTAAAAACAACCAGGTCCTTTTCGCTTACCCCGCTCCCCAGGCGAAAGCTGAATCCCTCCTTGGCCGCCTTTTCTTCCAGACTGGTCACCACGACGCTTTGTTTGCGCAGCTGTTCCACCGCCTCATCGCGCGACTTCGCGACAAGCTCCCCTTTTTTCACCGCCCCCGATTTACTCCGTCCGACATACGCAAACGTGGCCATAGGTGTTCGTCCTGTTGTGGCTCTCTGAGCCGGTTGAAGAGGAAGGCTAGGACTACAAAACGAGTCTACTGGTGGGTCAAAAACCTGTCAAAAACTATTGCATTATTTACCGAAGCCATTCGGCACATGATTTTTACGGTAAGCCCTTTAAGCAAGGGGAGGAGCGGTGTTCGCGTCTCGATACCCTCGATAGAGATAATGCAACCCTGAGGCCAGGGTGAACGCAACCATCACCACGAGAAGCGGGGTAAGCACACCGCGATCATGTTCTCGCCACGTCAAGAGGACGGTCAGGAGAACGTAGCTCAGCTGCAACATCGTCGTTCCCTTGCCCAGGAACGTCGGTGCCACATTGATCGGCGTACTGGTGACATGCGCGACTGCTGTCCCCAACAAGAGAATCAGATCTCGACTGACCACGAGGATGACAAGCCATGACGGTATTAGATGCAGGATTGCGAGCGAGATGAAGCTCGAAGTCAGCAGCACCTTGTCTGCGAGGGGATCAAGTAATGTCCCCAACCTCGTTCGCTGGTTCAGTTTGCGCGCAATATAACCGTCGATGGCGTCCGTCAGTCCTGCGACGAGCAGCGTCAGGAGCGCCAATCCGTATGACCCGTAGGTCATAAACCCGATGTAAACAGGGACCAAGAGGATGCGAAGAATCGTGAGGCTATTGGGAATGTTCATATGGTGGGGGTTAGACCGGCCTCCGACTGGATGAGGGAAGGCATCATAGTAAGCGAGGCTAAGCTTGTCAACGAGTTGCAGGCACGGAGGACGACCTTCTATAATTGCGGGAGTTAGCCTCGTCGCCCACTGTTTGCCGGAAGGATGAAGAAGTATGAGTACGCTGCCGCTGATGTTCAAGAAAGAAGGATTGGTCGAGAAACACCAAATTGAGGGAGTAGATCCGAGCGACCGGTATTTCAACCGCGCGATTTTGGTCAACCGGACATCGACAGGATACTCGTCAAAGGTAATGTATGAAGCCCTCATCGTTGAGAGTCGGTCGCACTCTACCATTGCGGCAGCGGTGAAGGAATTGGTCGAAAAGCTTCAAGATGTGGGATTCACGCGCATGAGAACACGGACTAATTTCAAAGGCACGCGTTATCTGGCAGAAAAAGAGACGTGGATTGACTACCCGGATCGGCCTTGACCGAGCCCGACGAACGCCTCATACACCAGGTCATGAATCATAGGTCGGAACTCCCGAATGGCTTCGTTCCGGCTCGAAGGATGTACGCGATTCGAGAGCAGTACGACCTCTAATTCCCGAACCGGATCGATCCAGATCGAAGTCCCCGTGTAGCCGAGATGGCCGAATGATCGGTCGGTGAAGTAGTGCCCCGAAGATGACGGCACCGATACCGTATCCCATCCGAGCGCCCAACTCGATGCTCCTTCCTGTTTCTGGCGCCGTGTAAATTCCTGGACAATGCCCTGATCGAGAATAGCTGCCCGCCCGTGATAGGCCCGCAGCCATACACCCGTGATCGCCAGCACAGCGTCGGCGTTCCCGAATAACCCGGCATGACCAGCCTCGCCGCCCAGTGCGGCTGCATTCTGATCGTGCACTTCCCCGCATAGGAGATGACCTCGCCATGAGTCAACTTCTGTCGGCGCCACGCCACTTCCGTCCTCGGTTGCCTTCTCAAGAAACGCATGCAATCGTTCCGACGCAACGAATTCAACCTGGACGCCGCCCAGCTGACCCACAATGTGCTCACGAAAGAAGTCGTTCATCGATTGCCGGCTGTGCCGTTCAACAATAAAGCCGAGCAACATGAAGCCGAGATCACTGTAGAGGCTGCGCGTGCCTCGTGCATACACGAGCGCTTCAGATCGGATAAGACCGAGCATGGACCGCTTCGCTTGCTCCCTCTCACAATATGATGAAGGAACCCTTCCATCCGGGGTGAGGCGTTCATAGAATCCTCGCCATCCCGGCAATCCGGAAGAATGTGTCAGCAAATGCCGAAGCGTGGCTGCGCCGATAGGGGTATCGGTGCAGTCGGGTAGATGGTCGGCCACGGTATCCTCAAGCCGGCAGCGGCCCATCTGGATCAGCAAGGCAAGAGACGTGACGGTCGCCAAGGGCTTGGTCAACGAGGCCAAATCATAGATGGTGGAAGCGTTCACGGGAGGTCCTAGCGGGGAAGTCGAAAGCCGTCCGGCAACGAAGCGAGAAACCGGCCTGTCTCCGCACCGCACTGCCAATACCGCCCCAGGGAACACGCCGCCGCTCACGGCCCGATCGAGGGCTGATTGAATGATCTGTAGCTCAGACATGGGGATGATGGCCGACCCGAGAGGTGCACGAGAAATGAGCAGCACCGCCCACTGGCAACACCATCAGCTATACAACATCAACGGGTGGGACTCGACTCACCTTCCATCTTCTCTTCCTGCATGGCGCTATGATCCTGATACGCCTCACTGGCTTCCA is a genomic window containing:
- a CDS encoding sigma-54-dependent Fis family transcriptional regulator, with product MEKILVVDDEQSLREVLSIMLKRAGYAVTSAMDGEEAIEFLHKEIFDLVITDLRMPKVDGMEILKAVKSTSPETVVLIITAFATADSAVEAMKQGAYDYLTKPFQVDEVQLIIRNALEKRRLSTENMLLKREMASQSSFAQLVGQSEAMQKVFDVVRKVADSKSNVLICGESGTGKELVARAIHYNSVRSALPFVAVNCSAVPETLLESELFGHMKGSFTGAISNKAGLFEIANGGTIFLDEIGDTTPTIQVKLLRVIQEREFRRVGGNQDIKVDVRIVAATNKDLEKAVADGSFREDLYYRLDVIPIRLPPLRMRTGDIPLLVSHFLERFSKESGKPKPVIGQEAMHVLLGHEWRGNVRELENLIERVVAFSAEGPVTDADVRGWLHRPAAQSQPHAMPLDLTEEGLDLEGLINGIEKDLLLKALERSKWVKKKAARMLRLNTRSFRYRLEKYAIKGGRD
- a CDS encoding PAS domain S-box protein, with the protein product MADIKARIYRLMGWRVVLVTLLLGLSLAFQVTKGERVETFYALIIFTYAVTILYALVVRQLTDPEVLVQFAWTQIAVDFMLETVLIARTGGIESPFAVLYVISVTVASLVPRRRVGLLTASLCIILFGILTNMQLYGLAEIWGWLPPSRLSAAETLQAFGVYSLAFLVVGFLSGALADQLRLADQSLREKEQGLSRLQAFHENIVHSISSGVFTTDEQGRITSFNPAAQEATGYSFEQVHGRPWREVFNWHPSQQEDDHMQDASANLRFEVECKRFDGNRLILGMTLAPLHERGEKTGLVGVFKDLTQIRDLEEEMRRKEWLAGLGEMSAGMAHEIRNPLGALAGAMQMLRKDLHADETSRRLTEIAIREATRLDTIITEFLQYARPPALNLAEHDLNKVLAETLDLVHHEARARTNITIAAAPCSEALPAQVDQDQMKQVFWNLAVNAFDAMPAGGQLTITTGCRKVDVAGRKAEVIEVSFHDTGEGISKNNLDKIFLPFFTTKKRGSGLGLAAVHRIVDLHGGWIKVESQEGQGTRFGVCLPRTADSGVRLWHEGREPWKRS
- a CDS encoding type II secretion system F family protein, whose translation is MATFAYVGRSKSGAVKKGELVAKSRDEAVEQLRKQSVVVTSLEEKAAKEGFSFRLGSGVSEKDLVVFTRQFGTMINAGLPLIQCLEILSTQSESVPLRKAVGEVKGMVEGGSTFSDALHKHPKIFDDLYVNMVHAGEVGGLLDTILGRLSKHIEKAMKLKGQIKSALVYPAAIVGIAAIVITVLMIWVIPVFEKMFKEMSGGKMALPAPTQLVIDASNFVQGNWYIILGVIVALVVAVKKYYATPQGRLAIDKLVLKLPVFGDLVRKASVAKFTRTLGTLLASGVPLLEALTICAKTSGNKVVEGALLDAKVSISGGKTISEPLAKSGTFPKMVTHMISVGESTGALDNMLGKIADFYEDEVDEAVGNLTALLEPMMMVFLGVTVGFIVVAMYLPIFTMASAIG
- the pgsA gene encoding CDP-diacylglycerol--glycerol-3-phosphate 3-phosphatidyltransferase, which gives rise to MNIPNSLTILRILLVPVYIGFMTYGSYGLALLTLLVAGLTDAIDGYIARKLNQRTRLGTLLDPLADKVLLTSSFISLAILHLIPSWLVILVVSRDLILLLGTAVAHVTSTPINVAPTFLGKGTTMLQLSYVLLTVLLTWREHDRGVLTPLLVVMVAFTLASGLHYLYRGYRDANTAPPLA
- a CDS encoding beta-lactamase family protein, whose translation is MSELQIIQSALDRAVSGGVFPGAVLAVRCGDRPVSRFVAGRLSTSPLGPPVNASTIYDLASLTKPLATVTSLALLIQMGRCRLEDTVADHLPDCTDTPIGAATLRHLLTHSSGLPGWRGFYERLTPDGRVPSSYCEREQAKRSMLGLIRSEALVYARGTRSLYSDLGFMLLGFIVERHSRQSMNDFFREHIVGQLGGVQVEFVASERLHAFLEKATEDGSGVAPTEVDSWRGHLLCGEVHDQNAAALGGEAGHAGLFGNADAVLAITGVWLRAYHGRAAILDQGIVQEFTRRQKQEGASSWALGWDTVSVPSSSGHYFTDRSFGHLGYTGTSIWIDPVRELEVVLLSNRVHPSSRNEAIREFRPMIHDLVYEAFVGLGQGRSG